The sequence below is a genomic window from Colletotrichum destructivum chromosome 4, complete sequence.
GTCTGGGGCCGTCGACCATCGATCGCTCTGGATACGAGAGCGGCGGACATACCCCTCTGAAGACCCCGGCAAAGCGAGCAAATCCCACCGATGAGGTAGAATGTCGACCAGGGCAGCGAGGGAGTGAGCAAGGCACGGGCGACGCGGGAcagtgggaggaggaggaagcccATCGTCTGAAGAATCTTGAGAGGAGATGAAACTTGAAGGACATGCTATGCTTCGAGCTGCTTGCGTATTTGCCTGGCGCGGCGCGTTTGATGTGTCGTATTCCGCATGTCTACAGACGTCCTGTCTACTGAAGACGCGATGCgacttgccctccttggACCAGAGCAGAAAACTGGAGGACATGAAGTGGAAGGCAAACATTCCTGAGTCTGGTGTTGGCACCCTACGAATACAGTGAACATACccgtacctaggtaggtagtgaTACCATTGCCCCTGGCTGGCTCCAAGCTCTAGTGCTGCAAAGCCTTTTAGGCTTTTGTTCTTGTGCTAGGGTCCCTGAAGGAGCTTGCGACCCTTGTAACCCTTGCAGTCCTCGAGGGCCAGAGGCCGCGATTCACAATTTAAGCGGGCATGTGCCGCAACATCTGCGAGATGATTGAGACATGGGAGATGACAGCGCTGCCTGGCGTTGTCTTGAACCCTCGACCCTCTAGGGCGTAGGGGATCTGCGGCAaatacacacatacacacacagTCACGACTCAGCAAGGCACTCCGAGGTAAATTGACAATTCGTTGCAACGTTCCATACATCGAGCGAAGCGCAGATCGGCCATTTCTTAGTCGGCTTATAACTGCTGAGGCCATTATTAGGTCGGTATTCGTATACTGTAGCTCCTCCGCTCGGCGGCAGGATGCACAGGTACATGGCCAGAGGCGCAAGTTGTGCCACAGAACAAGTACCCGGACTAGGCCATTTACTTATGTACCTTACCTGGCATAACTCAGCCGgccccagcccagcccagcccagcacCCTCCCACTGAAGCTATGGCTTAACTCCCGCCGAGCCACCCACCCAGTCCCGCCTGGTGGACTGTCAGCCATTCCGCATGTCAAAAGAGTCTCGCATTTTTCTCTTGCCGGCTAAGGGCACACGAGAATGGCACACGAACAGGAGGCTTTCGCGGGCTGCCTGTCAACCGAACCCGCGGGAGGAAGGGCGTACCTAAGTACTGTCGGAGTGTTATGTTGTGTATGTTGTGCTGTGCTATTCGGGACGGACGACTGTACCAGACAGCTCCACATGCGACATCTCACTTTTGCACTTGCTCAAAACATACATATTCCCGCCCTCCTCTGTCGCTCCTTCGGAGcatccctcccctttcctttcctctccctccctttcgCTGCCTCCCGTCAATATCGTCCTTCCACACCCCGGTCCGTTCTTTCAattcccctctcccccctcccctcgtctCCCCCCGGGTCCTTCCTCTTTCGATCTACCAACAGCAGcatagtagcagcagcagcatcatcgtcTCAGTCGGTAACCCTTCCAAGGATCGAGACTTGTtgctctctcttcccttctcctccttttccccctcttcccgcttctcctctcctcttATTAACACCTCACCTactctctcccctctcgccctcgctcTTACGTCCCTTGTAATCTCTTGTGTTTATTCCCTCTTCCCGTCTGTCGCCCATTGATCGATCCCACTTCGTCACTGCGGGTCGACCAAACTCGCGCGGCACTACTCGAATTAGCCACTGCCAACCGCCGGCCTAACGCCGACCCACGAAATAGTCAGGATACGACGGTCCGTCAGGGAACTCAGCATCGCTCGCTCTCATTGGCACCGCCGAGCCTGACTCAGCCACCCGCGCCAATTATCGACCGTTCGTCCAGTCTGAGCACCAAAGCACCATCCACCCCAACGCACTGATCCATCGCCGTTGCTACCGTCCAACCgcgacaacgacaaccaccaccaccaccaccacccactcCTTCACGGTTTTCACCAgagccaccaccaccaccaccaccaccttaGACGACACCCGACGCATCCACGCCAGCCGCAAATAGAGGCCTCTTTCCGCTGCCATTCCCACGTGTATCACCGTGGCGTCTCTCCTGTCGGCTGCGCTTCTCCAATTCACGACTCGTCGCTTGCAGATCCGCGTGGATTGAAACGCCGCTCTGTGAGTGAAGTTGCGTGAGCGAATCGCTCCCTTTCGAGGTAGGTACGTTGTGCGACGCTGTGCTTGCTCCCCAGCTCTTGCTGAGCCCACTACGGCATCTCTGCCGATCACCCATCACCAATTCGCCTTCCGAGTAACCGGCTGCATCTGCTGTGCTCGCTGCACACAAAACCATGCGGTTGCCTGCTTGCCTCGGCCTGTGCCTGTCGGATTCGTCGTCCCATCTCCCGCCTTGAATCTCACATCTACCTATCCCTCGCTCTGGCGATGTAACCGTTTCTacccctcgcccgccgctAACATGGCTCTTTTCCATAGTCGGTATCCGCAACTCTTTCTGAGACAGGCAAACACAATGTCCAACGCTACCACTCCGGGCACTGACCCGACGACGGCTCCCGTCGCGACTCCGGGCACTTCCGCTCCTCCCGCCGAGACGAGCGCGCCTCCCCCTGCCACCACCGCCCCGCCCGCCGAAACCACCCAACCGGCCCCCACGACTTCtgccgctcccgctcccacGACCCAGCAGACCCAAGCCCCGGCTCCGACTACTCAGGCTCCAGCACCGACAACCTCCCAAGCACCAGCGCCTACCACCTCGCAGCAACAGAGCCAGGCCCCAACGACGCAAGCGGAGCCGACGacacagcaacagcaacagaCCACCCTCGTTGCGACCACAATTGTCATCACGCCCACAGAGGCAGGAGGCAAGACGAGTACTGTTTTTGCTGTCATCACCCAGACTCAGGGCGTCACTCAAACCCCgaccaccgccaccacctctGCCTCATCCACTTCttccggcggcgccatcaaCGCGGGCGGCAGCTCCAAAGGAGGTCTCAGCAACGGTGGCACCATTGCTGTTGCCGTCGTGGtgcccatcgccgccgtcgccctgcTCATCCTGGCTGGTTTGTACTTCtggagaaagagaaagcagcgcaaggacgccgaggaggagcgtCGCAAGGAAGTCGAGGATTATGCCTACAACCCCAATGCCGACCCCACAATCCCGTCTATGGGTGATGGCGGTTCGTACGAGATGAAGGAAGATGCTGCTTCGTCTGGGTACCGTGGTTGGGGATCTACCACCCTGGCCGGATCCACCGGACGcaaggcctcgacgaccaTGTCTGGGGGCAACACAGGTGCGGCTTACTCAGACACGTCACCCAGTCGCGGAACTGACACCCGTTCAGGAGAACCCTTGATCAACGACGGCTCGTACTCCCCCGATGGCGAGATTCTTGGCGCCATGGGTCCTTCGGCGGCCTTGAACCGTGGCGTCGGTGTTCAGCGTGGTCCCTCCAACGCCTCGTCTTCGTACAGTGCCGGTAACCACTCGGACACCTCTGACGGCATCGGTATGGCCTACAGTGGCGGTAccagcaacggcaacggctaCTACGACCAATACGCCAACAACCCGTACTCTGAAGGCCCCTATGATCAACGAGCCACCGAACTTCCCGGCCAGCCCGTCATCCGCGACAACCCAGCCCGGCGTAACACCCGCATCGAGAACCCTTCCCACTATCCCCAACAACAGAATGCGGGCATCTCACAGAACTTTTAGAAGAAGAGCCTGACGTTGCAACCCCAAggttgtgttgttgtttaTCGGTCTGCTGGGGTTATATTCCGAAGATACCCACCATCCCCACCAGGCCAACGGTCTCGAATTCGAGATGCAAATGCGGCGTTACAGGCTCACGGGATCATGTGTTACCGCGGCACATTTTACCGTCACTGGAACCCTAccttttttttatttttaatACCGTCCACTCCGCTGGCTCGATCGACGTGCTCCAAACGGACGCACCGGCACCTCGGAGCTCATAATCTAGTTCGACGCACATGATTTTATTCGCCATATACATACACCATGCTGGGGGAATCTTTTCCCGGCAAAGCTACCAGAGAGCGTGTGCCGCTGCAATCTAATGTGGTGTACATAAAGACTATGAAGGCGCACAGGCGACATAATACGCTGCTGCGTCGGACAAGCAAACAGGACTGTCTCGATGGCACGGGAGGTGCTGCATAAGAAAAGTTTGAGGGTTCAGTAAAGTACTACCTAGGAAGTAAGGAAACTAGGACTAGCTAGGTCGGCTCCTTCGCGGAGCCAGGTTTTCTAGACACGTATGAATGAATATTCCTTTGTCAATCACACGCTGTCCCGATGTGATTACGCTGGGCTGCGACGTGTTGCGCAATAAGCGTCCCATCTTTGTCTTCGGCATTTTTGCTGCAGTCACTCATATGGCACTGCAAAGTATACACGTCTCCCAACGGGCCTGGGCGGTAGCACCGACTGGTACGTCCTCAGCAACTCCCGTTGCCCTCGCTCAACCCAACCCGATCCCACCAGAACCGGAACTGCCTTAACTCGAGCCCCGTCAGCGTCCGCACGCGCGCCACGGCACCCCTCCGCcgctctcctctccctcccatGAGCTCGTCGTTGCCCTCGCCAAACACCAGGATGCGGCCGCGCGGCGTCTCGTCGGCGCTTTGGGGGCCTGAGCTCGGAAGGGCCGAATCCCCTGCGTCGCCAAAGGGGGTTACGAAGCGCGGCCAGGCGACGCCGCTGGTGTTCGGGAGTGCGTTGGGcccgtcggcgtcaccaTTGTCATCattgttggcggcggcggcggcaccggccgTTGCAAAGGATGACCAGTATCCATGCATGGCGTCtgagacggcgaggaggccgggcGTCGTGTGGGCGGAGAGGACGTCAGTGTCGTGCGTGGCGGCGGGGACATGGTCGCCGTGgttcgcggcggcgaggtccgCGTGAGCGGCGTACTCGTACACCCACACTGGGGCGCCcgcgagggaggcgaggtGCGCCGAGTGGAGGAGCGGCGCGATGTAGCCGTAGTGCCCATACGCCTGCGCCAGCCGCCGGAACTGAGGGCCGTGGGCCGGGGTCGGCGGGGGAGGGTAGGTGGACGCGGGCGGGTAGAGGGactcgaggagctcgaggtccCGCGGGGTGAGAGCGGGAATCAGGACGGAGAAGAAATCGGCTAGGGCAGTGGGTGAggacgcggccgccgggACGAACATTGTCCCTTCGGAGGTGTTAAAGCCGGTGATcaggggcggcgggggagggagggaaggggatcCCCAGGCCTCGATGGGCGGGATTGGGATTATGCCGTCCTCGGtggcatcgccgtcgacggaggGCTGGAAGGGCCACTGCACAGAGGGCGCGCACTCGGTCCACGTCGCCAGCGAGGCGTGCAGGAGGGTCCGGAGGGGCAAGGCACGCAGGGCGGGAAGGATCTCCGGGGGCGAAACGCCGGAGAGCGAGGCGCAGGCGAGGAACTGGGTGAACTGCGCTTCGTGGCGGGGATGCGCCGACGAAAGGACGGAGCGAGCCGTGGGCGCGCCGGACTCGAGGATCGCGCGGCGGAAGAGGGCGcgggaggacggcgagaggAGATGATGGCCGAGCTGGTCGGTGTTAGTGTCTTCCTTTCCTGCATGGAGGGTGGGCTGGGGAGGGCTTGAGGGGAACAAACCGAGTGCGCACCGGCGCTGAAGCCCATGACCGTGACGTCCTTCTCATCACCCCCAAACGCGGCGATGTTCCGCTGGACCCACTGCAGCAGCATCCTCTGGTCCAGCAGCCCTAGGTTCGCAATgccttcggcggcggcgagaccgCAGGGCAGAAAACCCAGCGGTCCGAGGCGGTAATTAAAGCTCACGGCGACGAGATCACGCTTCGCGAAGGCAACGAAGGCAGCCAGGTTCCTGTCCCCTCCGCGGCCAAAGTTGAAGGCGCCCCCGTGGCCTAGCATCAGTCAGTATGTATGTCCGGGGTGCCGGAGCATAGAACGGATGTACAGTAGACAAGAACGGGCACTTTTTCCCTCTTCGCCCCAGATTGCTGGACATCGTCTTCATGCCCTGCCGTAACCGAGCGGAAGATGTTGGCATTGAGACAATTCTCGTCAGACGGGAACGAAGGGTCAGCCGTCGGGCACGCCGGGCCGTAGTCTGATGCGTCAAAGGTATCCCGCGAAGCCCCGGGCAACTCTGCACGCCGAAGACGTTGACACGTGGCGTAAGGCACACCGAGGAAGGCATCGACGCTGCGGGGGAACGTGGGTTCGGCGAGCGTCGCGCCAATGTACGTCCCCTGGTTCAGACGTACCGTGGGCCGCTGGTCGCGGACCGGGCTTGACACCGGGGGGCTCATTCTTTGATAAGCCGGTGAAGTTCTCAACAAAGTATGCTTTGATGCACCGTTCAGGTTGGCAGACTAAATGCCGTCTCGGGGTATTCGGAAATTCCTGCCAGCTCGAGATGCGATCGGCCCGGATTACTGGCGAAGCAAGGTGGGAAGTTAGCGACTGGCCCATTTAATCGGATGTCGTTGGCGTGCTCCGCTAGTGCCGGAACGCTAGCCGGCCGTGTGGCCCCACGTTTTCTCCACGGTGTGGCCGGCGCTCGGTGATGAGTTGTCAGAGTTGATTAGCGGTCCGTAGTGCGAAACAAAGACCAGCGCAACATTCAAGGCTCAATAAGGTAGTGAATGATTTATCTTTTTCTGACCCTAGGAGCATACACCAACGTCAAACAGTGAGGGCACCCAAATTGAATGCCAGTGAATAAAAAACCTCCAAGTAGCGTGCGCCTGGTTGTCGACCCTCAGGCCGGCCAATTGATATCTAGCCCCTAAACTCCACGCAATCCCGCTTAACCCTATCGATCAGCTGAATATTGAACAACAACAGGGCCGGAAAATGCCAATGAACCACGAGTTCCGTCCATGTCACGCCGCCTGACCGGCcatcgcggccacggccgcaAGCTGCTTCCTTCTCTGCTTCTCTGCCCATTCTCTACTAGCCTGCCTAGAGCGTtcggcggcctgctcgcgAGCCATCTTGGCGTTCCACTCACGTTCACGACGTTCTCGCTCCTTGTCTTCGATGTAGCAGTTATCACGTTGAAATATTTCTCGACCCTTGAGTCTCTGctgctccagctcctcgtccgacaGCGTGCTTCGCTTGCCACTCATGCTACCTGTGGATGTCGACGTGGCACGGCTGGCCTGGTTTGCAGTCGCTGTCTGCAACGTGCCTCTGCCGCGGGGCTGAGGAGATCTAGTTGGGGAAGCTCTCACAAGAGTGTGTGGTATGCCGAGCATCGACGTACGTTTGGAAGGGCTCTCCTCGACTCGAACAATGCTCGCCTCGGATCCCTTATTCTGACGAGCACGACTGGTCAGGGTCTCTCGAGGATATGCGACAGAGCCAAGCTTCGCCTTGATAGGGCGCGCCTTAAACTCACGCCGCTtgcgctcctcctcttcttgtGCTTTGAGGCGGGCCTCTCGTTCCGCCCGTTTGCGTTGCGAGATCGCTTCACCGGGAAGCTCAAAGTTGGGTCGCGTTGGCACCTTTAGTGACCTGGTTCGCTGTGGGGTCTGCGGCGCAGCCTTTTCGGCCTCTTGAGCAAGGCGGGCATCGCGCTGCTCCTTGATCCggcgggcgacggcctcTCCCGGCAATTCAAAGGATGGCTTCGTAGGGGCCTTTGTAGATTTACTAGGTGGCTTGGGCGGCAGTAAGCTGGTTGGACGAGTTACAGTGGACTTTCTAGTGAGCCCTTTCCCTGGTGATGCCTTTGTAGCGTCGCTGTTCACTGTCGACACCGTCTTCCTCTCTGCAGCACGCCCTCGAGGTGCTGGCTTTGCTCCAGCGCCAGTTGATTGAGTACGCTTCAATGTTGAGGCAGTTCGCTTGATGGTTGTGCTGCTCGTGGCAACCGTAGTGGCCGTGTTCGCGGAATCGTCTGTCTTTGACCGATTACGGCTCGGTTTGCTGGGTGTCGCTAGTCGTGCTGCAATGTTAACGGCCTCCAATTCCTCCTCAAGCCTGTCAATAGCTTCGACCGAGTCTTCAATCCGAGACCGCGAGCTGCTTGAGACAGACCGAGAGGGAGTACGGGGAGCTTCGACAACAGGCTCACTGCTCCCGTCCGTGGAAATGGAAATGACCCTGTCCTTAGGATCTTCGACGTAGTCCAGGGATGACTCCTTGTCATTGCCGCGCTCGACAACAGAGACGCTTAGCGCCGAGTGCGCAGGGCTGTTCATTGCAGCCTCTCCGAAGGGagtcggcgaggccgatcGAACCACCGTCTCCGTAACGGCCATGTCGTCTGTTTCTCTAGATAGTTGCGACGTATCCTGAGCCACGTCTTCAGTCACCAAAGGTGTGGCTAGAAGTTTATAGGCATTAGCTGGCTTGCTCTGATTGCAAATACCCCCCCACGTGCGATCGGCCTGCACCAAGACGTTGCAGCCAAAGTCCATCGTCAAGCCGCCCCGCCTCTTGGGCAAGTTGTCGCGCTTTGCCGTGCTGTCTGGGTCCAGAACCGAAAGCACATAGTCATACTGACCTGCCTTGTGTCGAGCGATGGACGTATGGAAGTCAGTATCGGTGAAAAGAGAGTGGTTTGAGAGGTCTGCTGCGCGGAAGACTTTGTTGGTTAGTAGTGTAAATCAACCACATAGTAGTAATAATCAGACGAGCGAACCTCGAGAAGGAAAGTTGGGCTCGCTGGCTTCAAATATCAAGTCAGGTGCCTGGCGAAAGTGAACGGTTGAGGAAGCGTTTGTttcagacgacgacgggatACCCTCGTCTGGTTCGGTTTCGTGAGGCAGCTCGCCAGAGAGTGGTCCCTGCGTCGATGTGGTCACGGTAGTCGATGTGGTGCAGTACTGGGCGTCTTCCCTGATGTGACTGAGGGTTGGAACAGTCTTGGTATCAATGGTTAGTTGAGGTAAACGGGGTCGCACGAGGGGCAGTAGTGATCTGTCGGCACGGTTCTTTTCAGGACTGTAGATGTGAAGTTCTCTGAGCTTGATGGTCAGCGAATCGATGAAATCAGGCGTGCTTCGATCATTATTAGTGTCACGGTCTTTGTGAACAGTAAAGTAATTGTAGCTGGGCGCGATGGTTGCGTCGGTGGAAGCATTGTGGTCGGGGCAAGACGTGGTAGTGTCCTCAAGAACGCCGAACCCTCCGTGGAACTGGGCCGTAGCCATGGATCGAGAGAGGCGCCCCATTGTGCTCGACAATCTCCGGATCCGACCTAAATTCAAGACAGGGAACTGCCAAACCCAGACAAATTGGACGACAGGGGGGCCGTATTGGGGGGCCTCGGTGGGCTGTCTCGAATTTGAGGACAATTTCGCTTGGGAGCAGCCGGGGTGCGTGTAGATATGGCGGGATTATTGGCTGGAACACTATGCAGTATTGAGACCGTATGATTTGGATCAAGACAGTATTGAGGAGTGCTGATGGTAGTCCAAAACTGAGCTCTtcgacgatgatgggcaAATATGCTCAATGCGTATGGTGGAAGCAAGACAAACGGCGCGTCGTGGCGGAATGCCTTTCTAGCTTATCATACCACCATGACGGCGGCAATTGGCTTCTATCTGGTCTTTCCCCTCGTGGGAACTACATGTCAGTTCCCGCCAACAGAGCCACAAatcgacgccggcctgcAGGCACGGCCGCCATGCCATGGCAGGCTCGATCGGGTCGAATGCCGCCTCGGGTGGCTATGGCATGAGGCACTACCCGTTTCGATGCAGCAACGACGCGATGACTAAGTAACGCGTCTGACTCGGTCGCGTCTTTCCGTTTGGACCCCGCACCCGTTTGTTGACTTGGGTGGAGCACTCCTGCCCAatcgtccaggccgccccGGAAGAGGGTGGAAGCAGGACGCTGGTACATTCATTGCCTTGGACGGCGTAGCACTGGCAACTTCCGATAACGGGTTCCAACGTCGTGCCAGCTTCCAGACTGCCTGCCACGCCCGAGTGCTACTCTTCGCATCCGCAATCCCAAACGACTGCTGACGAGCGTTGTTAGATGGTGCCGGTGAACGCAACCGTGTCAGCGCCGTCTTACAAGACATGCTGCTTTTTGGTCGCAGACTATTCTTAAGTGATCCATCCAATCAGGGGGTGATTGTGCTGTTCTCTGCGGACTCTGTCACATTTTCGGCCTGAGCCTGAAGCGTCGGGGCGTGCTCCGTTGGAATGCGAACCAGCGTctgagggagggggaggctGGCGTCTTCCGACTCCAACGGTTCCTGTCCCTGCGGCTTGGCGAGTTGGGCTGCAAAAAGTCGTTAGTCTGGAAACTATTGTTTGCGCATTCAGTCTGTCTTGACGTACCGGAAGCCATGTTAATGGCACGCAGCACGTTATGCCAGTTGCCAATGACCATGGCAATAGCTATGATGCATCAGTCTTGTCGCCAGTTACTGACACACGAAAACTGCCCGTCCTCACCTTCCGTGCCATCTGAAAGGGTCGCCAGTTTCTGCTCCAGTGCTTCCATTTGACCTGCAACGGCGGCACTGAGGTCGCGCAGCTCCTTCAGATGTTCCAAttcggccttcttctcggcaaTACGCGCTACCAGCATGGGTGACGGGCCTGCTGAGGCGTTCTGTGACCCCGCGCCCGGGAGCCGAGTAGAAAGGGACCTTGTCGGGAAGGACATACTGGGCCGAATCGGGATTGTCGGACTTCGTTGTTGGAGAGGCCGTTGTGTGTAAAGCTTGTTTTCGAGATACCGGGAATGGTGGCGGGGTGATGGTAGCTGGTTGCGAATTGCAAGTCTGAGGAAAGCGTCAAGACTTGGTGAGGATGCACATGCAAAAGAATGCGGCAGGCGGTGGGGAACTGGCTTATCTGGATGCGCCCAGCAACCCCTCTTCCATGCACTCCTGTTTACACTAGTCCTGATTCGGCCGAGTGTAAATAAATGACACTTCGGTAAattttctccctctccccgaCCCCATCGTCACTGTCCCAGCCACCTCTGCGACGTGCTTCGCTTCGCTAAACTTCCCATTCCTCGCTCTTCGTTCCACCGCGCCGCCTCATTTCCCTCCTGCCAGTATGCACCATGGCCCGACTAAACGAACCCCCCGTATCTGCAGATAGCATGGACATTAGTATGCTTGTTTACTTTGCCTCTCCCAGTACATCGTGTCGGCTAACTCTTGTCATTGAAGTGCGTAGAAAGCTGCTGCGCCAAAACAGGGAActcgccaaggccaacgcTACTCACCTGTCCCGTATCAAGAGCCTCGAAGCGGACTTCGCTCGATCACTATCGGAGAACCTCAAACTAAACAGCTACATCATTGAGCTGAAGGAGGAGCTCAAAAACAGCAACACCCGACGGGTAGCGGACCACGCCCGGGATATTAGGTCACAGCTCGAATCTCAGCTGAAAGAATGCCTGTCGGTTCTTGAGACCCTTGGCCAGGAGCCTCCGACCAAACGACATGCGAGCCCCCAAGGGCGAAGGATCGCCAGAGCCAGTCTGTCGCCTCGTAGCCCTCCGCAGAGACGGCCACCAAGGGAGTCATCTAAGGACACGGAGGCCCGAGCGCTGCAAGAGGGCCGTCTCCCTCCCATTGCAGAGAACAAGTCATATCCCAGAGCAACACTTGAGTAAGTTGAGCAGGCTGCGTCGTTGTCACGATACTAACAGATTCCAGCCGTGAGCAGATACTTGCCCTATGCTCAGAAGCCGCAGACACGACAGACACCGCCGATACCACCGATTCCCCTGAACTTGGTCCGCCACCACTGTCACGATATGTCGATACAGATCCCGTCAGTATTGGGTCTCCCCGTCAGCCCTTGGAAGCTGAACTGCCTGAAGCTACTCACGGTTCGCCGAAGGTGTCACCCTTGCCGGCGCCTGCaccgccatcggcatcagCGCCTAGAACAACGAACAAGCCCGAGAGGAACATCACTGTACGACCCGATCCTGCTCCTACGAGTGAGAACGTCCAGGTCGAGGCCAAACAAACCCCCAAAGATACCCCCATCGCACCGCATATGAACGCCAAGGTCGGCTCGAAGCGGAAATACAGCACGGGTGACGATGCGAGCAAGACCACCAAGCCAGTCGCCGACGTGACGAAACCAAAAGAAACCGAGGAACGCCTTACCACAGCCCGCGAACAACCCAGCGGGCAGACCCTGAAGGAACTGGCCAGCAGACGACGTGAAGCTAGGGAACGCATGTCGGCGCCAGTGAACCCAAGGAAGCCGCTCTCTGCCAAAAGCACAAATGATGACATGGCTTCGCCAGTGAAGAGTGCCAAGACTGCAGCAGATAATGGAAAGGCTCCAGAGAAGCCCAAGCCGCGGGCAGCAAGGGAGCGGGCGGCCCAGAAGATTCGAGAGgaagccgagcccgagcctGAACCTATTGAGGTGCCTctggcatcgccgccgccacctgcGCCCATGGTCGACGTCCTACCAAGCACAGAGACTGTCTCTATGGAAGCCGTTCTCCTGTCCCCGGCATCACCCGAACCCACATCCAGGATGAGCCTGCCCAGTGTCCGCGATACGCCCCCACCCACAGATATCTCCTCTCACGGAGAAACATCACGACCAAGCAGGCGGGCACGAGCGTCTGTGAGTTACGCTGAGCCCAATCTGCGTGACAAGATGCGACGCCCTACAAAAGAACTATATGACGCCGTCACCGGCCAGACCAGATACCTCCAGCGCAGCGGGAGTGCCAACGCGGAGCAGCTCCTTGCCGAGGGATTTCCTGTGGTCAAACGCGAGTCCAGCGACGATGGCTCTTGGAGGCGAATTCCAGCAGCCTTATCACCCTCACGGCAGGCCATACAGCGCGACAACAGTCCCCACAGTCCGGCCGATGGAACAAACACACCAGAACCGGTTCTCAGCGTGGCAAAGCCCCCGCGCAAGAAAcgctcgtcctcgatgatGTCGGGATCCATTAGCGAGAACGAAGGACAGAGGGCGCCCCAACAACCCTCCAGCGGCTCTACCAGTCTGGAGAAAGTTGACAGTAGTCAGCCTACTCCGTCGCCTGAAAGGGACCTAGATCCCTACGAGTTCACGACCTCAACCCCGGGAAGCGACACTTCTCGAGTCGAGCCAAAGGAGAATGCCGCCCCGGTGCGTCATATCAAGTCTTCGCGACGCCTCTCGTCTGTCATGGGGGAAGATTTCAAAGCCGACAGCACGGACGTACTGGAGCGGACAAGAGCCGG
It includes:
- a CDS encoding Putative shugoshin: MARLNEPPVSADSMDIMRRKLLRQNRELAKANATHLSRIKSLEADFARSLSENLKLNSYIIELKEELKNSNTRRVADHARDIRSQLESQLKECLSVLETLGQEPPTKRHASPQGRRIARASLSPRSPPQRRPPRESSKDTEARALQEGRLPPIAENKSYPRATLDREQILALCSEAADTTDTADTTDSPELGPPPLSRYVDTDPVSIGSPRQPLEAELPEATHGSPKVSPLPAPAPPSASAPRTTNKPERNITVRPDPAPTSENVQVEAKQTPKDTPIAPHMNAKVGSKRKYSTGDDASKTTKPVADVTKPKETEERLTTAREQPSGQTLKELASRRREARERMSAPVNPRKPLSAKSTNDDMASPVKSAKTAADNGKAPEKPKPRAARERAAQKIREEAEPEPEPIEVPLASPPPPAPMVDVLPSTETVSMEAVLLSPASPEPTSRMSLPSVRDTPPPTDISSHGETSRPSRRARASVSYAEPNLRDKMRRPTKELYDAVTGQTRYLQRSGSANAEQLLAEGFPVVKRESSDDGSWRRIPAALSPSRQAIQRDNSPHSPADGTNTPEPVLSVAKPPRKKRSSSMMSGSISENEGQRAPQQPSSGSTSLEKVDSSQPTPSPERDLDPYEFTTSTPGSDTSRVEPKENAAPVRHIKSSRRLSSVMGEDFKADSTDVLERTRAGGPRKRASMVLPKRNRVDAESLEDSSFESVESVESVESGDFQDKKSKVSMRRRSMML
- a CDS encoding Putative carboxylesterase, type B, carboxylesterase type B, active, alpha/Beta hydrolase; translation: MSPPVSSPVRDQRPTVRLNQGTYIGATLAEPTFPRSVDAFLGVPYATCQRLRRAELPGASRDTFDASDYGPACPTADPSFPSDENCLNANIFRSVTAGHEDDVQQSGAKREKVPVLVYCHGGAFNFGRGGDRNLAAFVAFAKRDLVAVSFNYRLGPLGFLPCGLAAAEGIANLGLLDQRMLLQWVQRNIAAFGGDEKDVTVMGFSAGAHSLGHHLLSPSSRALFRRAILESGAPTARSVLSSAHPRHEAQFTQFLACASLSGVSPPEILPALRALPLRTLLHASLATWTECAPSVQWPFQPSVDGDATEDGIIPIPPIEAWGSPSLPPPPPLITGFNTSEGTMFVPAAASSPTALADFFSVLIPALTPRDLELLESLYPPASTYPPPPTPAHGPQFRRLAQAYGHYGYIAPLLHSAHLASLAGAPVWVYEYAAHADLAAANHGDHVPAATHDTDVLSAHTTPGLLAVSDAMHGYWSSFATAGAAAAANNDDNGDADGPNALPNTSGVAWPRFVTPFGDAGDSALPSSGPQSADETPRGRILVFGEGNDELMGGRGERRRGAVARVRTLTGLELRQFRFWWDRVGLSEGNGSC
- a CDS encoding Putative DASH complex subunit Dad2 protein gives rise to the protein MSFPTRSLSTRLPGAGSQNASAGPSPMLVARIAEKKAELEHLKELRDLSAAVAGQMEALEQKLATLSDGTEAIAMVIGNWHNVLRAINMASAQLAKPQGQEPLESEDASLPLPQTLVRIPTEHAPTLQAQAENVTESAENSTITP